In Lacrimispora indolis DSM 755, a genomic segment contains:
- a CDS encoding ribonuclease J, whose translation MKKQDSNAKVKIIPLGGMEQIGMNITAFEYEDSIIVVDCGLAFPTDDMLGIDLVIPDVSYLKQNIDKVKGFLITHGHEDHIGALPYILRDINVPVYGTKLTIALIENKLKEHNLLKNTKRKVIKHGQSVNLGCFRIEFIKTNHSIADASALAIFSPAGVILHTGDFKIDYTPVFGEPADLERFAELGKKGVLAMMCDSTNAIRPGFTPSEKTVGKTFDNIFADHKNNRILVATFASNVDRVQQVINSAAKYGRKVVVEGRSMVNVIGTASELGYINIPDGTLIDIDQLKNYPDEQTVLITTGSQGESMAALSRMASSTHKKISIKPTDVIILSSHPIPGNEKAVSKVINELSMKGAEVISDDTHVSGHACQEEIKLMYALVRPKYAIPVHGEYRHIMAQKNLVQAMGIPKENVVVMSSGDVVEVGQESWKIVDHVQAGGILVDGLGVGDVGNIVLRDRQNLAQNGIIVVVLTLEKYSNQLLAGPDIVSRGFVYVRESEDLMEQARNIVNDAVSDCLDRHVNDWGKIKNVIRDSLSDFLWKRMKRNPMILPIIMEV comes from the coding sequence TTGAAAAAACAAGACAGCAACGCGAAAGTTAAAATCATTCCTTTAGGAGGAATGGAGCAGATTGGTATGAATATCACTGCTTTTGAATATGAAGACAGCATCATCGTTGTGGACTGCGGACTGGCATTCCCTACGGATGATATGCTTGGGATCGATCTGGTAATACCGGATGTTTCTTATCTGAAACAGAACATTGATAAGGTAAAGGGATTTCTCATCACCCATGGACATGAGGACCATATCGGCGCCCTTCCCTATATCTTAAGGGACATTAATGTACCGGTATATGGAACAAAGCTGACCATTGCCCTGATCGAGAACAAATTAAAAGAACATAATTTACTGAAAAACACCAAGAGAAAGGTGATCAAGCACGGACAGTCCGTTAACTTAGGCTGTTTCCGTATTGAATTTATTAAAACAAACCACAGCATCGCCGATGCTTCCGCACTTGCCATTTTCTCTCCGGCAGGCGTGATCCTGCATACAGGCGATTTTAAGATTGACTATACTCCCGTATTCGGGGAACCGGCTGATTTGGAGCGTTTTGCAGAGCTGGGCAAAAAGGGAGTTCTTGCCATGATGTGTGACAGCACCAATGCCATCAGGCCAGGATTCACTCCTTCGGAAAAGACCGTGGGAAAAACCTTTGACAACATTTTTGCAGACCATAAGAACAACCGCATCCTTGTGGCGACCTTTGCCTCAAACGTGGACCGGGTGCAGCAGGTCATCAACTCCGCGGCCAAGTACGGACGGAAGGTAGTGGTAGAGGGCCGCAGCATGGTCAACGTCATCGGTACGGCCAGCGAGCTTGGCTATATCAATATTCCGGACGGGACCCTTATTGATATTGACCAGCTGAAAAATTATCCTGATGAGCAGACGGTACTTATCACCACCGGAAGCCAGGGGGAATCCATGGCAGCCCTTTCCCGAATGGCAAGCAGCACCCATAAGAAGATCTCCATCAAGCCAACCGATGTGATAATTTTAAGTTCTCATCCCATTCCGGGAAATGAAAAGGCTGTTTCCAAGGTCATCAACGAGCTTTCCATGAAGGGAGCAGAGGTGATCAGCGATGATACTCATGTGTCGGGACATGCCTGCCAGGAGGAAATCAAGCTGATGTATGCCCTGGTCCGCCCCAAATATGCCATTCCGGTCCATGGCGAATACCGTCACATCATGGCTCAGAAAAATCTGGTTCAGGCCATGGGAATTCCCAAGGAGAATGTGGTCGTTATGTCCTCCGGCGATGTGGTGGAGGTAGGACAGGAATCCTGGAAGATTGTAGATCACGTGCAGGCGGGAGGAATCCTGGTAGACGGCCTTGGCGTGGGAGATGTGGGAAATATTGTTTTAAGAGACAGACAGAACCTGGCCCAGAACGGAATCATTGTGGTGGTTCTGACCCTGGAGAAATACTCCAACCAGCTTTTGGCAGGGCCGGACATTGTGTCCAGAGGATTTGTTTATGTGCGTGAGTCGGAGGATTTAATGGAGCAGGCCAGAAATATTGTTAACGATGCTGTTTCTGATTGTCTGGACCGCCATGTCAATGACTGGGGAAAGATTAAAAACGTTATTCGGGACAGCTTAAGCGACTTCTTATGGAAGCGCATGAAGCGGAATCCTATGATTCTGCCGATCATCATGGAAGTATAA
- a CDS encoding SatD family protein: MNYSALIIDIKKSKSYDIGTRNEVQEYLTKCIKMLNDINKEVLACEVTFSGGDELQGLFLTPFAAVSYWRILELMVHPVQIRAGLGVGEWNVRIEGGTSAQQDGPAYHHARYAIEEVYKKQFQNIRIYSKSEKDVFANYLLNVSCGYKGGQNYMQNFLQLVSELLYPFVEERKRGAVRDHALEMLKLKESYGVKEKTYGRIQKQDVDFSNGNVAIQDEILITGNTTEADEAVYRKGMNTRIADIMQRSRQNIDTVMKRGNVQVIRSMDYMALQYLKNNYGEKYDS, translated from the coding sequence ATGAACTACAGTGCGCTGATTATAGATATTAAAAAATCCAAATCTTATGATATAGGTACACGCAATGAGGTACAGGAATATTTAACGAAATGCATTAAGATGTTAAATGACATCAACAAAGAAGTACTTGCGTGTGAGGTGACGTTTAGCGGAGGCGACGAGCTTCAGGGACTGTTTCTAACCCCTTTTGCAGCGGTATCATATTGGAGAATTCTGGAACTTATGGTTCACCCGGTACAAATACGCGCGGGCCTGGGAGTGGGGGAATGGAATGTGAGGATAGAGGGAGGAACCTCTGCCCAGCAGGATGGCCCGGCATATCACCATGCCAGATATGCCATTGAAGAGGTATATAAAAAACAATTTCAAAATATCAGAATATACTCAAAATCAGAAAAAGATGTATTTGCCAATTATCTGCTGAATGTTTCCTGCGGTTACAAAGGCGGTCAGAATTATATGCAGAATTTTCTTCAGCTGGTCTCAGAGCTTCTTTACCCTTTTGTGGAAGAACGGAAGCGGGGAGCAGTGAGAGATCATGCTTTGGAAATGCTTAAATTAAAAGAAAGCTATGGAGTGAAGGAAAAAACATACGGCAGGATTCAGAAACAAGATGTGGATTTTTCCAATGGGAATGTGGCCATCCAGGATGAAATATTGATAACCGGCAATACGACAGAGGCTGATGAGGCTGTTTACAGAAAAGGAATGAATACCAGGATCGCTGACATCATGCAGAGATCCAGGCAAAATATAGACACAGTCATGAAACGGGGAAATGTCCAGGTGATCCGCAGTATGGATTATATGGCGCTTCAATATTTAAAAAACAATTACGGTGAAAAATATGATTCTTAA
- a CDS encoding O-methyltransferase encodes MIVNDRITDYIKSLETDRSPLLSKIGKKARQEGVPIIREETAAFLQTMTAAMRPKSILEVGTAVGYSTLLMAETMPPDCHITTIEKYEKRIPQARENFKAAGETQRITLLEGDAQEILKGLSGPFDLVFLDAAKGQYLLWLPRLLELMRSGGMLISDNVLQDGDIIESRYVVERRNRTIHGRMREYLYELKHSKQLTTSIVPIGDGITVSILK; translated from the coding sequence ATGATTGTAAATGACAGGATAACGGATTATATCAAGTCTCTGGAAACAGACAGAAGCCCGCTCCTTTCAAAAATCGGAAAAAAGGCGAGACAGGAAGGTGTCCCAATTATCAGGGAAGAGACCGCTGCCTTCCTTCAGACCATGACGGCGGCCATGAGGCCAAAGTCCATTTTAGAGGTGGGAACAGCGGTGGGTTATTCCACTCTTTTAATGGCTGAGACCATGCCGCCTGACTGCCATATCACTACCATAGAAAAATATGAAAAGAGGATCCCCCAGGCCAGGGAAAACTTTAAAGCGGCCGGGGAGACCCAGCGGATCACCCTTCTTGAAGGAGATGCGCAGGAGATATTAAAGGGGCTGTCCGGCCCCTTTGATCTTGTCTTTTTGGATGCGGCCAAGGGACAATATCTCCTGTGGCTGCCCAGGCTCCTGGAGCTTATGAGATCCGGCGGAATGCTGATTTCTGATAATGTCCTTCAGGATGGAGATATCATAGAATCCCGCTATGTGGTGGAACGCCGGAACAGGACCATTCACGGACGGATGCGGGAATACCTGTATGAATTAAAGCATTCAAAGCAGCTTACCACCTCCATTGTTCCTATCGGTGACGGCATTACCGTCAGCATCCTAAAATAA
- a CDS encoding endolytic transglycosylase MltG: MKGMQDMSRATKEINKITGAVIGISSRLIIVALVILLLYEGVTRGYEFGHEIFYASAMEAEPGRNKEITVSKETSVAQAAKLLKDNGLIANEYSFIIQAEFFDYKVNPGEYTFNTSMTSKEILQMMNENTGEKEEKK, translated from the coding sequence ATGAAAGGAATGCAGGATATGAGCCGGGCAACGAAAGAGATTAATAAAATAACAGGAGCAGTCATAGGGATTTCAAGCAGGCTTATTATCGTCGCCCTGGTGATCCTTCTGCTTTATGAGGGAGTTACCAGAGGATATGAGTTCGGCCATGAAATATTCTACGCTTCTGCCATGGAAGCGGAGCCGGGGCGGAACAAGGAAATAACCGTAAGTAAGGAAACCTCTGTGGCTCAGGCAGCAAAGCTTCTAAAGGACAATGGTCTGATTGCCAATGAATATTCCTTTATCATACAGGCGGAGTTTTTTGATTATAAGGTAAATCCGGGAGAATATACCTTCAACACTTCCATGACCTCCAAGGAGATCCTTCAGATGATGAATGAGAATACAGGGGAAAAGGAAGAGAAAAAATGA
- a CDS encoding peptidase U32 family protein, with product MRKTELLIPAGSLEVLKTAVIYGADAVYIGGEAFGLRAKAKNFTMEEIREGIAFAHEKGVKVYITANILAHNDDLAGVEEYFKELKETGPDALIISDPGVFEIAKRILPDMEIHISTQANNTNYGTYLFWHRLGAKRVVSARELSLAEIKEIRSRIPEDMEIESFIHGAMCISYSGRCLLSNFMTGRDANQGACTHPCRWKYSIVEEKRPGEYMPVYENERGTYIFNSKDLCMIEHIPEMMDAGIDSLKIEGRMKTALYVAAVARTYRKAIDDFNKDPELYQANMEWYRSEIGKCTYREFTTGFYFGKADSTTQIYDNNTYVKNYTYLGTIEAVDERGFARTTQKNKFIVGETIEVMKPDGRNLEAVVKAIYDDEGKSQESAPHSREVLFVDLSVEMEPYDILRRSEMD from the coding sequence ATGAGAAAGACCGAACTTTTGATTCCTGCAGGCAGCCTGGAGGTATTAAAAACCGCTGTGATTTACGGCGCCGACGCTGTCTACATCGGAGGAGAAGCCTTTGGCCTTCGAGCCAAGGCCAAGAATTTTACAATGGAGGAAATCCGGGAAGGGATTGCCTTTGCTCACGAAAAAGGGGTAAAGGTCTATATTACGGCCAACATACTGGCCCATAATGACGACCTGGCCGGAGTGGAAGAATATTTTAAAGAATTAAAGGAAACAGGGCCTGATGCCCTGATCATTTCCGATCCGGGAGTATTTGAGATCGCAAAGCGGATCTTGCCGGATATGGAGATCCACATCAGCACCCAGGCAAATAATACCAATTACGGGACTTATTTATTCTGGCACCGGCTTGGGGCCAAGAGGGTGGTATCCGCCAGAGAGCTTTCCCTGGCAGAGATCAAGGAAATACGCAGCCGGATTCCGGAGGACATGGAGATCGAAAGCTTTATTCACGGAGCCATGTGCATCTCCTATTCCGGGCGCTGCCTTTTAAGCAATTTCATGACCGGAAGAGATGCCAATCAGGGAGCCTGTACCCATCCCTGCCGCTGGAAATATTCCATTGTTGAGGAAAAACGTCCGGGAGAATATATGCCTGTTTATGAAAACGAGCGGGGGACTTATATCTTCAATTCCAAGGACTTGTGTATGATCGAACACATTCCGGAGATGATGGATGCGGGAATCGACAGCCTTAAGATCGAGGGACGCATGAAAACAGCCCTTTATGTAGCTGCCGTGGCAAGGACTTACCGGAAGGCCATTGATGACTTTAACAAAGATCCGGAGCTTTATCAGGCCAACATGGAGTGGTACCGTTCCGAAATCGGCAAATGCACTTACCGGGAATTTACCACCGGCTTTTACTTTGGAAAGGCCGATTCCACCACGCAGATTTATGATAACAATACCTACGTAAAAAACTACACGTATCTGGGAACCATTGAAGCGGTGGATGAGAGAGGTTTTGCCCGCACCACGCAGAAAAACAAGTTTATTGTTGGCGAGACTATTGAAGTGATGAAGCCTGACGGACGTAATCTGGAAGCCGTTGTGAAAGCCATCTATGATGATGAGGGCAAATCCCAGGAAAGCGCACCTCATTCCAGAGAAGTCCTTTTTGTTGATTTAAGTGTGGAAATGGAGCCTTATGACATCCTGCGCCGCAGTGAGATGGACTGA
- a CDS encoding Fur family transcriptional regulator, translating to MKQEVFKNMLREKGLKVTNQRMLVLELMAERPGQHLTAEEIYDLARQKYPEIGLATIYRTVQVLVDLSVIDKVSFDDGFARYELGGLDRESRHHHHHAICNRCGNVFSFQGDLLDTLEQALLDRSGFLVTDHEVKLHGYCRECREAMEEEQDGKS from the coding sequence ATGAAACAGGAAGTTTTTAAAAATATGCTTCGAGAGAAAGGACTCAAGGTGACCAACCAGCGTATGCTGGTGCTGGAACTCATGGCAGAGCGCCCCGGGCAGCATCTGACTGCGGAAGAGATCTATGATCTGGCCAGGCAGAAGTACCCGGAGATTGGGCTTGCTACGATTTACAGGACCGTGCAGGTGCTGGTGGATTTATCAGTGATCGATAAGGTCAGTTTTGACGACGGATTTGCCCGCTATGAATTAGGGGGCTTGGATCGTGAGTCCAGACATCACCACCACCACGCAATTTGCAACCGATGCGGAAACGTATTTTCCTTTCAAGGCGATTTGCTGGATACGCTGGAGCAGGCTCTTCTTGACAGGTCAGGTTTTTTAGTGACTGATCATGAAGTGAAGCTGCACGGGTATTGCAGGGAATGCCGGGAGGCAATGGAAGAAGAACAGGACGGAAAATCATAA
- a CDS encoding hydantoinase/oxoprolinase family protein produces the protein MSNRAIRIGIDVGGTHTKAVAIDNSTNEIVGKGSVMTTHHDENGVAAGVVEAFKKCLSENDIKPEEVIFIAHSTTQATNALLEGDVAKVGVIGMSGGGLEAFFTKRQTKIKDIDLGTGKWINIDHSFMKTKDMTPDNVSSVIKKMADQGDKVIVASKAFGVDNMKEERMVAEIAEGQGIPCTVASDITKLYGLTTRTRTACLNASILPKMLDTANSTERSVRAAKVTVPLMIMRGDGGVMEINEMKKRPILTMLSGPAASVIGALMYLRASNGIYFEVGGTSTNIGVIKNGRPAVDYSIIGGHRTYVNSLDVRVLGVAGGSMIRAKKGAIVDVGPRSAHIANMGYACFTEPALFEGAELYYIKPRENDPSDYVAVRLKNGESVTITNTCAANVLGILEDGDYAMGNYESSCKAMQLLADEVGMSLEDTARAVLQKACDKIKPVIEDLIDKYKIEREQIVLVGAGGGAGTLLTFTANEMNFKYQIPVNAEVISSIGVALAMVREMVERTIPNPTAEDIAALKKEAKALAMNSGAVEDSIEVYVEIDEQAQKVTAIAMGSTEVKTTDLMKNCDEEEALTIAAESIGLERSKMKLAGSNGSIFVVTAEKDGKTPVRVIDKKGFVKVQRSNGTVLVTTKSRLREDLKLAWDKASNFSSEVRINPDCYIASESRVIDYSGIPALDQVSGLAGVELIDIKEDAEIILILARNEL, from the coding sequence ATGAGCAACCGAGCAATAAGAATTGGCATTGATGTGGGAGGAACCCACACAAAGGCCGTAGCAATAGACAACAGTACAAACGAGATTGTGGGAAAAGGATCCGTAATGACAACCCACCATGACGAAAACGGAGTGGCAGCAGGTGTTGTGGAAGCATTTAAGAAATGCCTTTCTGAGAACGATATTAAACCAGAGGAAGTGATTTTTATTGCTCACAGCACCACTCAGGCTACCAATGCCCTGCTGGAGGGAGACGTGGCAAAAGTGGGTGTCATTGGAATGAGCGGCGGCGGTCTGGAGGCATTCTTTACAAAGCGCCAGACAAAGATCAAGGATATTGATCTGGGAACCGGAAAGTGGATCAATATTGACCATAGCTTTATGAAAACCAAGGACATGACTCCGGATAACGTATCTTCTGTGATCAAAAAGATGGCAGATCAGGGGGATAAGGTGATCGTGGCCAGCAAGGCATTTGGCGTGGACAATATGAAGGAAGAGCGCATGGTTGCGGAGATTGCAGAAGGTCAGGGAATCCCCTGTACCGTAGCTTCTGATATTACAAAGCTCTATGGTCTGACCACCCGAACCCGAACCGCCTGCTTAAATGCGTCCATCCTGCCCAAAATGCTGGATACGGCCAATTCCACAGAGCGAAGCGTACGTGCCGCAAAGGTAACGGTCCCTCTTATGATCATGCGCGGGGACGGCGGGGTCATGGAAATCAACGAAATGAAAAAGCGCCCGATCCTTACCATGCTCTCAGGACCTGCGGCCAGTGTAATTGGTGCCCTTATGTATCTGCGGGCTTCCAATGGCATTTATTTTGAGGTCGGCGGAACCTCCACCAATATCGGGGTGATCAAAAACGGCCGTCCGGCTGTGGATTATTCCATTATCGGAGGGCACAGAACCTACGTAAACAGCTTAGATGTCCGGGTACTTGGTGTTGCCGGCGGAAGTATGATCCGTGCGAAAAAGGGCGCGATCGTTGATGTGGGCCCCCGTTCCGCACATATTGCAAATATGGGATATGCCTGTTTTACAGAGCCTGCGCTGTTTGAAGGGGCAGAATTATATTACATCAAGCCACGTGAAAATGACCCCAGCGACTATGTGGCGGTACGCTTGAAGAACGGCGAAAGCGTAACCATCACAAATACCTGTGCTGCCAATGTACTGGGAATCCTGGAAGACGGGGATTATGCAATGGGTAATTACGAATCCAGCTGCAAAGCCATGCAGCTGCTGGCCGATGAAGTGGGGATGTCCCTGGAAGATACGGCAAGGGCGGTTCTTCAAAAAGCTTGTGATAAAATCAAACCCGTCATTGAAGACCTGATCGATAAATACAAAATTGAAAGAGAACAGATCGTACTGGTAGGTGCAGGAGGCGGTGCCGGAACACTGTTGACCTTTACGGCAAATGAAATGAATTTTAAATACCAGATACCGGTGAATGCCGAGGTTATTTCTTCTATCGGCGTGGCGCTGGCCATGGTCAGGGAAATGGTAGAGCGGACCATTCCCAATCCAACTGCAGAAGATATTGCCGCCCTTAAGAAAGAAGCAAAGGCTTTGGCAATGAACAGCGGTGCAGTGGAAGACAGCATTGAAGTCTATGTGGAAATTGATGAGCAGGCCCAGAAGGTTACGGCCATTGCCATGGGATCCACAGAAGTGAAGACCACGGACTTAATGAAGAATTGTGATGAGGAAGAGGCGCTTACAATTGCGGCGGAATCCATTGGCCTGGAACGGTCTAAGATGAAGCTGGCAGGAAGCAATGGTTCCATATTTGTGGTGACTGCTGAAAAAGACGGGAAAACTCCCGTGAGAGTGATAGATAAAAAAGGCTTTGTGAAGGTGCAAAGATCCAATGGCACGGTGCTGGTTACAACAAAATCCAGGCTCCGTGAGGATTTGAAACTTGCCTGGGATAAGGCCAGCAACTTTTCAAGTGAAGTCAGGATCAATCCGGATTGTTATATTGCCTCAGAATCCAGAGTTATCGATTATTCCGGAATTCCGGCCTTGGATCAGGTATCAGGATTAGCCGGGGTTGAGCTTATTGATATCAAGGAAGATGCTGAAATCATCCTGATCCTGGCGCGCAACGAGCTGTAA
- a CDS encoding GntR family transcriptional regulator, with the protein MEVYNGAISSSADGQEEASRQGESTDNNAYQLLREKILDLHLRPGINLSIRDICDLLNIGRTPVRDALIRLEQEDLVTLLPQRGTRVSKIDLDRVEQERFLRLAVEEEVMKLFMACHTPTDLLELQNNLMEQKAFTETGNGDVRKFLHMDDEFHKIFYRVTDRLFSFQTINNVGGHFRRIRLLSCREMQSVKEIVAQHEEIILALQTRDTKAMLYVLQKHLFKLDRDKKDLIKKYPSLFKRNINEDYVNIPWTDDFFETFQSFM; encoded by the coding sequence TTGGAAGTATATAATGGAGCCATATCGTCTTCCGCTGACGGCCAGGAGGAGGCTTCCCGTCAGGGGGAAAGCACAGATAACAATGCGTACCAGCTTCTCCGTGAAAAAATCCTGGATCTTCATTTAAGACCGGGGATCAACTTAAGTATCAGGGATATTTGTGATTTATTAAACATTGGGCGCACTCCGGTCAGAGATGCGCTCATCAGGCTTGAACAGGAAGATCTGGTGACTCTTCTCCCACAGAGAGGAACAAGGGTGTCCAAGATAGATTTAGATAGAGTGGAACAGGAACGTTTTTTAAGGCTTGCCGTAGAAGAAGAGGTTATGAAGCTGTTTATGGCATGCCATACTCCTACGGATTTGTTGGAATTACAGAACAACCTGATGGAACAGAAAGCCTTTACTGAGACAGGCAATGGTGATGTAAGGAAGTTCCTGCATATGGATGATGAGTTTCATAAGATATTTTACCGGGTAACAGACCGCCTTTTCAGCTTTCAGACCATCAATAATGTTGGAGGCCATTTCAGGAGAATACGGCTTCTAAGCTGCCGGGAAATGCAGAGTGTAAAAGAAATTGTTGCACAGCATGAAGAAATCATACTCGCTCTCCAGACAAGAGATACCAAGGCAATGCTGTACGTGCTGCAAAAGCACCTCTTTAAATTGGACAGGGACAAAAAAGACTTAATTAAAAAGTATCCCAGTTTGTTTAAGCGCAACATCAATGAAGATTACGTGAATATTCCATGGACAGATGATTTCTTTGAAACATTTCAGTCCTTTATGTAG
- a CDS encoding DUF1292 domain-containing protein, protein MNSEEMKITLTTDTGEDVEFYVLEETRINGMNYLLVTDAADDEDEGECYILKDLSKQEETQALYEFVEDDNEIDYLFKIFSELLDGADVDIEV, encoded by the coding sequence ATGAACAGTGAAGAAATGAAAATTACCCTGACAACAGATACAGGGGAGGACGTGGAATTTTACGTTCTGGAAGAAACCAGAATCAATGGAATGAATTATCTGCTGGTAACCGATGCGGCAGATGATGAAGATGAAGGAGAATGTTACATCTTAAAGGATTTGTCAAAGCAGGAAGAGACTCAGGCTTTGTATGAGTTTGTAGAGGATGATAACGAGATAGATTATTTATTTAAGATATTTTCCGAACTGCTGGACGGAGCAGACGTGGATATTGAAGTTTGA
- a CDS encoding DUF3307 domain-containing protein: protein MILKLLLIGHIIGDFYVQTDEIAEKKKNNFSILVMHCMCYSFSLFICAVIPLTRDQVPGLLIFSVLAGISHGAIDDCKIWIEKNRNLKPGQDICLFFIDQILHAAILIIGCSLTGLTGGAYIHILTGSYDTKVLADIIKMAMGILICGHPASILIKLVFAAVTKERDTENPKIGSYIGILEREIIFLLGMIGQYSTIGFVLTAKSVARFKKLEDQAFAEKYLVGTLLSAFIAIACAVTNSYFKI, encoded by the coding sequence ATGATTCTTAAATTACTGTTGATAGGGCATATCATAGGCGATTTCTATGTCCAGACTGATGAGATCGCAGAAAAGAAAAAGAATAATTTCTCCATCCTGGTGATGCACTGTATGTGCTATTCCTTTTCCCTGTTTATTTGTGCGGTGATTCCCCTGACCAGGGATCAGGTGCCCGGACTCCTTATTTTTTCTGTTCTTGCCGGAATATCCCATGGAGCCATTGATGATTGTAAGATATGGATTGAAAAAAACAGAAATTTAAAACCCGGTCAGGATATCTGTCTGTTTTTCATTGACCAGATCTTACATGCTGCCATCCTTATAATCGGATGCAGCCTGACAGGGCTTACAGGCGGGGCGTATATACATATTTTAACAGGAAGCTATGATACAAAAGTACTGGCTGACATCATTAAGATGGCAATGGGAATCTTAATCTGCGGCCATCCGGCTTCCATACTGATCAAGCTGGTCTTTGCAGCAGTGACAAAGGAACGTGACACAGAAAATCCCAAAATCGGATCCTATATAGGAATATTGGAACGTGAAATCATATTCCTGCTGGGCATGATAGGGCAGTACAGTACCATTGGATTTGTGCTGACGGCAAAAAGTGTGGCACGTTTTAAAAAGCTGGAAGATCAGGCGTTTGCAGAAAAATATCTGGTGGGCACATTATTAAGTGCATTCATAGCCATTGCCTGTGCCGTGACAAACAGCTATTTTAAGATATAA
- a CDS encoding citrate transporter → MLDIITGILLLLVFVGLVVYCMKGGNLLIGFIATAVLWCLIGRVPINEVVSDVFQKPLDDYGKTIAIIIFGAWFGRILVDTGIAGYIIKKTVEFAGDRPLVTTLLLCIICNLLFTSVFGVGSVMAIGMIVLPILFSMGVEKRAALGAYMLSVAGGMYLNIAYVSQFEKVFGEDVASYNDNYIRFALMATAIHMVIMIAFVVFHHFKNSKRGRRRAWEAGVQESYEEKPLGWYCFIVPFVPIAMVGIFKWQPVPAFLLGSFIGLLFTRNLRTYKTAVDKTQKTLYDGVADSGLLIGMLYSVNIFQGAATKVVPYLQTLLGDVVPRSEIVVLAAFCILAPLALFRGPLMIWGSGIALYSILNATGAFNPHFLFAMFLIPPVAIVASACPTQSWTMWGLSYAKVEPKQYIKTNLPWAWASLVAIEILIYFTIGRMV, encoded by the coding sequence ATGCTTGACATTATTACTGGCATATTGCTGCTGCTGGTCTTTGTGGGGCTGGTAGTGTACTGCATGAAAGGCGGAAATCTTTTGATCGGATTTATTGCCACAGCCGTTTTATGGTGTTTGATCGGACGTGTGCCGATCAATGAGGTGGTAAGCGATGTATTTCAAAAGCCGCTGGATGATTACGGAAAGACCATAGCAATTATAATCTTTGGTGCATGGTTTGGACGTATTCTGGTTGATACGGGAATTGCCGGCTATATCATTAAAAAGACCGTGGAATTTGCAGGAGACAGACCCCTGGTAACCACATTGCTGCTGTGCATTATCTGCAACCTGCTTTTTACCAGCGTTTTTGGAGTAGGCTCCGTTATGGCCATCGGTATGATCGTGCTTCCCATTCTGTTTTCCATGGGAGTGGAGAAGAGGGCGGCTTTAGGCGCTTATATGCTGTCCGTTGCAGGGGGAATGTACTTAAACATCGCTTATGTGAGCCAGTTTGAAAAAGTATTTGGTGAAGATGTGGCTTCCTACAATGACAACTACATCCGCTTTGCCCTGATGGCAACTGCCATTCACATGGTCATTATGATCGCATTTGTTGTGTTCCATCATTTCAAAAACAGCAAAAGAGGAAGAAGGCGGGCCTGGGAAGCGGGCGTACAGGAAAGCTACGAAGAAAAGCCCCTTGGCTGGTACTGCTTTATCGTGCCTTTTGTGCCCATTGCAATGGTAGGAATTTTCAAATGGCAGCCGGTTCCGGCTTTCCTGTTAGGCAGCTTTATAGGACTTTTGTTCACACGGAATTTAAGGACTTACAAGACTGCTGTGGATAAGACACAAAAGACATTATACGACGGTGTTGCGGACAGCGGACTTTTGATCGGTATGCTTTACAGCGTAAACATTTTCCAGGGAGCTGCGACGAAGGTGGTGCCTTATCTTCAGACCTTGCTTGGTGATGTAGTTCCAAGATCCGAAATTGTAGTTCTGGCGGCCTTCTGTATTCTGGCGCCTCTGGCATTGTTCCGCGGACCGCTGATGATCTGGGGCTCCGGCATTGCTCTGTATTCGATTTTAAATGCAACGGGTGCGTTTAATCCTCATTTCCTGTTTGCCATGTTCCTGATTCCTCCGGTTGCTATTGTAGCAAGTGCTTGTCCTACCCAGTCCTGGACCATGTGGGGCTTAAGCTATGCAAAGGTAGAGCCAAAACAGTACATAAAGACCAATCTGCCGTGGGCCTGGGCAAGCCTTGTTGCCATTGAAATCCTTATTTATTTTACCATAGGAAGAATGGTTTAA